Proteins encoded by one window of Akkermansia muciniphila ATCC BAA-835:
- a CDS encoding radical SAM protein, whose translation MRPVFSETDLNERPFLVFWEVTRACALACRHCRAVAQPRPHPDELTHEEALRLIDQLAELRPPMLVLTGGDPVMRPDILELVRAASGKGLHVALSPAATARLLHTDFHALKEAGVQSMSLSLDGAHESTHDAFRGVPHTYERTLRAAEMAKEAGMHLQINTTITRSTLGEFDDFVELVKKMKPGMWSVFLLVPTGRAAMDEMPAAEDVEAVWKKLSRISHEVSFGVKTTEGHHYRRVALQEARAQGSKPARRAIPTRDGKGIMFISHTGEIQPSGFLPITAGNVRTDDPGEIYRTHPLFLKLRDDNALQGKCGRCEYRTICGGSRSRAYAVYGDMMAEDNLCPYQPRLSQHHD comes from the coding sequence ATGCGCCCGGTTTTTAGTGAAACAGATCTCAATGAACGCCCTTTCCTGGTCTTCTGGGAAGTGACGCGCGCTTGCGCGCTTGCGTGCAGACATTGCCGCGCCGTCGCCCAGCCGCGTCCCCACCCGGATGAATTGACTCATGAGGAGGCATTGCGCCTGATTGACCAGTTGGCGGAACTGCGGCCTCCCATGCTGGTGTTGACAGGCGGAGACCCGGTCATGAGGCCGGATATTCTGGAATTGGTCCGTGCGGCTTCCGGCAAGGGGCTGCATGTAGCATTGAGCCCTGCTGCTACCGCCCGGCTGTTGCACACGGATTTCCATGCGTTGAAAGAAGCTGGGGTTCAGAGCATGTCATTGAGCCTGGACGGTGCGCATGAAAGTACCCATGACGCCTTCCGCGGTGTCCCCCACACATATGAACGGACTCTCCGGGCTGCGGAAATGGCGAAGGAAGCCGGCATGCACTTGCAAATCAACACCACCATTACCAGGAGCACGCTGGGAGAATTTGACGACTTTGTGGAGCTGGTGAAAAAAATGAAACCGGGCATGTGGAGCGTGTTTCTTCTGGTGCCCACAGGCCGCGCCGCTATGGATGAGATGCCTGCGGCGGAAGACGTGGAAGCCGTCTGGAAAAAACTGAGCAGGATAAGCCATGAGGTTTCTTTCGGCGTCAAAACGACGGAAGGGCACCATTATCGCCGCGTGGCGCTTCAGGAAGCCCGTGCTCAGGGAAGCAAGCCTGCTCGCCGCGCCATTCCCACCCGGGACGGCAAGGGCATTATGTTTATTTCTCATACCGGGGAAATACAGCCCTCCGGTTTTCTCCCCATAACGGCAGGAAACGTCCGGACGGATGACCCTGGAGAAATCTACCGCACGCACCCCCTTTTCCTCAAACTCCGGGATGACAATGCGTTGCAGGGCAAATGCGGACGGTGTGAGTACCGTACCATCTGCGGAGGGTCCCGGTCTCGCGCTTATGCCGTTTACGGAGACATGATGGCGGAAGACAACCTTTGCCCTTATCAGCCCAGGCTTTCACAACACCATGATTAA
- a CDS encoding PP2C family protein-serine/threonine phosphatase has product MAPRTPDILDCASAQWIGKRREQEDVVKSLPAAGGMLGIVCDGMGGHLRGDCASCVVAQEFAAVFAESGIEDIPERLTAALHAANRALSAIQKEPEESGTTLLAVFIRDHFLWWISVGDSPLYLWSGADSFRMDRLNEDHSMRPIADSLYRKGKMSLQGALRQRCILRSAVMGGPMELVDISAMPLLLHPGDAVLACSDGLQVWSELLREPSFLALQKARDCSSRELVGIIMEQVKDMLEPQQDNASVWAAVMRKPCEGGK; this is encoded by the coding sequence ATGGCTCCCCGCACCCCGGATATTCTGGACTGCGCTTCCGCCCAATGGATCGGCAAACGCCGCGAGCAGGAAGACGTGGTTAAAAGTCTTCCCGCCGCCGGCGGGATGCTGGGCATCGTGTGCGACGGCATGGGAGGGCATCTTCGCGGAGATTGCGCCTCCTGTGTGGTGGCGCAGGAATTTGCCGCGGTATTTGCGGAAAGCGGCATCGAGGATATCCCGGAACGTTTAACGGCGGCTTTGCATGCTGCCAACAGGGCATTGTCCGCCATTCAGAAGGAACCGGAGGAATCCGGAACCACATTGCTGGCCGTCTTCATCCGCGACCATTTCCTGTGGTGGATCAGCGTGGGAGACTCCCCCCTGTATTTATGGAGCGGGGCGGACAGCTTTCGGATGGACCGGCTGAATGAAGACCATTCCATGAGGCCGATTGCGGATAGCCTTTACCGGAAGGGGAAAATGTCACTTCAGGGTGCGCTCCGGCAGCGTTGCATTCTCCGTTCCGCCGTTATGGGCGGTCCCATGGAACTGGTGGACATCAGCGCCATGCCCCTGCTCTTGCATCCGGGAGATGCGGTGCTGGCCTGCTCGGATGGCTTGCAGGTTTGGAGCGAGCTGTTGAGAGAACCTTCTTTCCTGGCTCTTCAAAAGGCCAGGGATTGTTCCAGCAGGGAGCTGGTGGGGATCATTATGGAACAGGTGAAGGATATGCTGGAGCCCCAGCAGGATAATGCCTCCGTCTGGGCTGCCGTCATGCGGAAACCCTGCGAGGGCGGTAAATAA
- the lysS gene encoding lysine--tRNA ligase, translating to MSEQQQAHPTTTESELIAVRRDKLAKIRELGIDPYGARFDVTTTPAGLKADFQEDKQVAVAGRLLAIRDMGKSQFFVIGDVRGKIQGFLHKNEVDETTWKLWKLLDRGDWVGIRGTTFLTRTGEPTVKVSGLTILSKSLRPLPDKWHGLADKEVTYRKRHLDLISNEESASLFVTRSLMIAEIRRFLQERGYLEVETPMLQDVAGGAAAKPFETYHNALDMPLTLRIAPELFLKRLMVGGFTKIFELNRSFRNEGIDRRHNPEFTMLEAYCACGDFETMANMVEELICHLAEKFCGGLQIDHKDAEGNVLYTIDLSRPWRRADYQDLIRGVAGEDWFDISPEARRARCEELGVEISPDMKDVDVSQQVYEKLVEEKTMNPCFVTHVAKDLVPLAKLNRENPDVVDVYELVINGQEISPGYSELNDPDVQKERLEHQAAGETQRVDYDFIETLEYGMPSAGGIGIGIDRVVMMLTGASSIRDVLLFPQLKRKDS from the coding sequence ATGTCCGAACAACAGCAGGCACATCCGACTACGACGGAATCCGAACTTATTGCCGTGCGCCGCGACAAGCTCGCCAAAATCCGTGAGCTGGGAATTGACCCCTACGGCGCAAGATTTGACGTGACCACCACTCCCGCCGGATTGAAAGCCGATTTCCAGGAAGACAAACAGGTAGCCGTCGCCGGCCGCCTTCTGGCTATTCGCGACATGGGCAAATCCCAGTTTTTCGTCATTGGGGACGTACGGGGAAAAATCCAGGGGTTCCTGCATAAAAATGAGGTGGATGAAACCACCTGGAAGCTTTGGAAGCTCCTGGACCGCGGGGACTGGGTCGGCATCAGGGGAACCACGTTCCTGACCCGTACCGGAGAACCTACCGTAAAGGTATCCGGACTGACCATTCTTTCCAAAAGCCTCCGCCCCCTGCCGGACAAGTGGCACGGGCTGGCGGACAAGGAGGTGACCTACCGCAAGCGCCACCTGGACCTCATTTCCAATGAGGAAAGCGCCTCCCTGTTCGTTACGCGCTCCCTCATGATTGCGGAAATCCGCCGCTTTCTCCAGGAACGCGGTTATCTGGAAGTGGAAACCCCCATGCTTCAGGATGTGGCCGGTGGGGCCGCCGCCAAGCCGTTTGAAACGTACCATAACGCGCTGGATATGCCGCTGACGCTGCGCATTGCCCCGGAGCTTTTCCTCAAACGCCTGATGGTGGGCGGCTTCACGAAAATTTTCGAACTCAACCGCAGCTTCCGCAATGAAGGAATTGACCGCCGCCACAACCCGGAATTCACCATGCTGGAAGCCTATTGCGCCTGCGGTGATTTTGAAACCATGGCGAATATGGTGGAGGAGCTCATCTGCCATCTGGCGGAAAAATTCTGCGGTGGCCTTCAGATTGACCACAAGGACGCGGAAGGCAACGTTCTTTACACAATCGACCTCAGCCGGCCCTGGAGACGCGCCGACTACCAGGACCTGATCCGGGGCGTGGCGGGGGAAGACTGGTTTGACATCTCCCCCGAAGCGCGCCGCGCCCGCTGTGAAGAGCTGGGAGTGGAAATCAGCCCGGATATGAAAGATGTGGATGTTTCCCAGCAGGTGTATGAAAAACTGGTGGAGGAAAAGACCATGAACCCCTGCTTTGTTACCCACGTGGCCAAGGACTTGGTTCCCCTGGCCAAGCTGAACCGGGAAAATCCGGACGTAGTGGATGTATATGAACTGGTGATCAACGGGCAGGAAATTTCCCCCGGCTATTCGGAATTGAACGATCCTGACGTGCAAAAGGAACGCCTGGAGCACCAGGCTGCCGGGGAGACCCAGCGTGTGGACTATGATTTCATTGAAACGCTGGAATACGGAATGCCCTCCGCAGGCGGCATCGGCATCGGCATCGACCGCGTCGTCATGATGCTGACGGGGGCCTCTTCCATCCGTGACGTGCTGCTCTTCCCGCAGTTGAAACGTAAGGACAGTTAA
- a CDS encoding NAD(P)H-dependent glycerol-3-phosphate dehydrogenase yields the protein MMNRLHKIAVIGAGSWGTALSMVLATRECEVVLWTPEEAQARQLAETRRSPVLSKTALPLAPNIHPTCDLGQVKDAELIVVVVPSVAMRSVAQRLRSLPVQPDAVIVSCTKGIEQGTHKRMTEILQEYLPSNPIGVLSGPNHAEDICLGLPSASLIGFEDPKYADWVQQIFASKTFRVYSATDIIGMQLGGTIKNVFAIGAGLCEGLNLGDNAQAALLTRGLAEMTRIGVASGGRRETFMGLSGVGDLIVTCYSRHSRNQTVGRRLAEGKSLQEILDTLGMVAEGVPNTLSVYEIARKLEVRTPLIDAVYSVLYESKPPMEALAELMTRDPRPELD from the coding sequence ATGATGAATCGGTTACATAAAATAGCAGTCATTGGAGCCGGTTCCTGGGGCACGGCCCTCTCCATGGTTCTGGCGACCCGGGAATGTGAAGTCGTCCTGTGGACGCCGGAAGAGGCTCAGGCCAGGCAGCTTGCCGAAACAAGACGCAGCCCCGTCCTTTCGAAAACCGCCCTTCCCCTGGCCCCCAATATCCATCCTACTTGCGATCTGGGCCAGGTGAAGGATGCGGAACTCATTGTAGTAGTGGTACCTTCCGTGGCCATGCGTTCCGTGGCCCAGCGGCTGCGCAGCCTGCCGGTGCAGCCGGATGCCGTCATTGTCTCCTGCACCAAGGGCATTGAACAGGGAACCCATAAAAGAATGACGGAAATCCTTCAGGAATATCTGCCCTCCAACCCCATAGGCGTGCTTTCCGGTCCCAATCATGCGGAAGATATCTGCCTGGGCCTTCCGTCCGCCTCCCTGATTGGATTTGAAGATCCGAAGTATGCGGATTGGGTGCAGCAGATATTTGCATCCAAAACCTTCCGTGTTTATTCCGCTACGGACATTATCGGCATGCAGCTGGGCGGAACCATTAAGAACGTCTTTGCCATCGGGGCCGGCTTATGCGAAGGGCTGAACCTGGGGGATAACGCCCAGGCCGCTTTGCTGACCCGCGGCCTGGCGGAAATGACGCGCATCGGCGTGGCCAGCGGAGGCCGCAGGGAAACCTTCATGGGCCTTTCCGGAGTAGGCGATTTGATTGTTACCTGCTATTCCCGCCACTCCCGTAACCAGACGGTGGGGCGGAGACTGGCGGAAGGGAAGAGCCTTCAGGAAATCCTGGATACCCTGGGCATGGTGGCGGAAGGGGTGCCCAACACGCTGTCCGTCTATGAAATTGCGCGGAAGCTGGAGGTGAGGACGCCCCTGATTGACGCCGTTTATTCCGTTCTTTATGAATCCAAGCCGCCGATGGAAGCGCTTGCGGAACTCATGACGCGGGACCCCCGGCCGGAATTAGATTGA
- the plsY gene encoding glycerol-3-phosphate 1-O-acyltransferase PlsY, producing MIAWIVFYYLIGAIPFGYLAGRIRGIDLRQQGSRNIGATNAWRVLGWKWGLSVFILDFLKGFIPVFGALNWLPFLTGDAGGWDFNVLVVLSCFAVILGHTYTCFLGFRGGKGVATTAGVLFALNPVVACVALASWLVVMGISGIVSLASLVAAVVMIAAGWWIYPLCQDGDVSPQILYVAFFTVVGALVILKHRSNIARLLNGTEHSFYSKKSK from the coding sequence ATGATTGCCTGGATAGTTTTCTATTACCTGATCGGAGCGATTCCGTTCGGCTACCTTGCCGGCAGAATCAGAGGGATTGACCTGAGGCAGCAGGGTTCCCGCAACATAGGCGCTACCAATGCGTGGCGCGTACTGGGCTGGAAGTGGGGCCTTTCCGTTTTCATTCTGGACTTCTTAAAGGGGTTCATCCCTGTGTTCGGCGCCTTGAACTGGCTGCCGTTCCTGACGGGGGATGCGGGCGGCTGGGATTTCAATGTCTTGGTAGTTCTCTCCTGTTTCGCTGTTATACTCGGTCATACTTACACCTGTTTCCTGGGATTCAGGGGAGGAAAAGGCGTAGCGACAACCGCGGGGGTTTTATTTGCCCTCAATCCGGTGGTGGCTTGCGTAGCTCTGGCTTCTTGGCTGGTGGTTATGGGAATCTCCGGCATCGTGTCCCTGGCCAGCCTGGTGGCCGCTGTGGTGATGATCGCCGCCGGATGGTGGATTTATCCGCTTTGCCAGGACGGGGATGTCTCCCCCCAGATACTTTACGTCGCCTTTTTCACGGTGGTAGGCGCACTGGTGATTCTCAAGCACCGTTCCAATATCGCAAGGCTTCTCAACGGAACGGAGCACTCCTTCTATTCCAAAAAGTCCAAGTAA
- a CDS encoding O-acetylhomoserine aminocarboxypropyltransferase/cysteine synthase family protein → MNQELRPETLCVQAGWAPKKGEPRVLPIYQSTTFKYETSEQMAKLFDLEEAGFFYTRLQNPTNEAVARKIAELEGGVAAILTSSGQAASFFAIFNICEAGDHIVSASAIYGGTYNLFAVTFRKMGIEVTFVDQDAPAEEIAKAFRPNTKAFFAETISNPTLCVLDIRKMADIAHAHGVPLIVDNTFATPINCRPFEWGADIVTHSTTKYMDGHAAAVGGVIVDSGNFDWEAHKDKFPGLTEPDPSYHGLSYSKSFGKGAYITKATVQLMRDLGSIQSPQNAFLLNLGLETLHLRVPRHCENAQKVAEFLQGQEDVAWINYPGLSSNEYYELAQKQFRGGQSCGVVTFGIKGGRERSIKFMDSLKLAAIVTHVADSRTCVLHPASHTHRQLTDEQLMEAGVRPDLIRFSVGTEAAEDIIADLKQALEAIR, encoded by the coding sequence ATGAATCAGGAATTGAGACCGGAGACCCTGTGCGTGCAGGCGGGCTGGGCGCCTAAAAAGGGCGAACCCCGCGTATTGCCCATTTACCAGAGCACGACGTTCAAGTACGAGACCAGCGAACAAATGGCAAAATTGTTTGATCTGGAAGAAGCCGGATTCTTTTATACACGCCTCCAGAACCCCACCAATGAGGCGGTTGCCAGAAAAATTGCCGAACTGGAGGGCGGTGTGGCCGCCATTCTGACGTCTTCCGGCCAGGCGGCTTCCTTCTTTGCCATTTTCAATATTTGCGAGGCTGGGGATCATATCGTCAGTGCTTCGGCGATTTACGGGGGCACATACAACCTCTTTGCCGTCACATTCCGGAAAATGGGCATTGAAGTTACTTTCGTGGACCAGGACGCTCCGGCGGAGGAAATCGCCAAAGCGTTCCGCCCCAATACGAAAGCTTTCTTTGCGGAGACTATTTCCAATCCCACGCTTTGCGTGCTGGATATCCGTAAAATGGCGGATATTGCCCATGCGCACGGCGTTCCCCTCATTGTGGACAATACCTTTGCCACACCCATTAATTGCCGTCCTTTTGAATGGGGTGCGGATATCGTCACCCACTCCACCACCAAGTACATGGACGGCCATGCCGCCGCCGTGGGCGGCGTGATTGTGGACAGCGGCAACTTTGACTGGGAAGCGCACAAGGATAAATTCCCGGGTTTGACGGAACCGGATCCCTCCTATCACGGGCTCTCCTACAGCAAAAGCTTCGGCAAGGGAGCCTATATTACCAAGGCGACCGTCCAGCTCATGCGCGATCTGGGTTCCATCCAATCTCCGCAGAATGCCTTTTTGCTCAATTTGGGTTTGGAAACCCTCCACCTGCGTGTGCCGCGGCATTGTGAAAATGCGCAGAAAGTGGCGGAATTCCTGCAAGGGCAGGAAGATGTTGCCTGGATTAATTATCCGGGTCTTTCTTCCAATGAGTATTATGAATTGGCGCAGAAGCAATTCCGCGGTGGCCAATCTTGTGGTGTGGTAACCTTCGGCATTAAGGGAGGCCGTGAACGTTCCATCAAGTTCATGGACAGTTTGAAGCTGGCCGCCATCGTGACCCATGTGGCGGACTCCCGTACCTGCGTTCTCCATCCCGCCAGCCATACGCACCGCCAGTTGACGGATGAGCAGCTCATGGAGGCGGGCGTACGGCCTGACCTCATCCGGTTTTCCGTAGGGACGGAAGCTGCGGAAGACATTATTGCGGACCTCAAACAGGCTTTGGAAGCTATTCGTTAA
- a CDS encoding exosortase system-associated protein, TIGR04073 family: MKRAIISALFAAGVVGVASADIQAPPASEYTPTRKLGRAIANLIYSVEEIPLGIINWTSREGDYAGFSVGIVDGTATMFERMGYGIYELVTFWAPTYKCTYKPPYQGRCGMSGLKEYNPNGGLSEFPAELSFQSYYKYSRQQRD, encoded by the coding sequence ATGAAACGTGCCATCATCTCAGCTCTTTTTGCCGCCGGCGTCGTTGGTGTCGCCAGTGCGGACATTCAGGCTCCCCCCGCTTCCGAATACACCCCCACCCGCAAGCTGGGCCGCGCCATCGCCAACCTTATTTATTCCGTTGAAGAAATCCCGCTGGGAATCATCAACTGGACGAGCCGCGAGGGAGATTATGCCGGTTTTTCCGTAGGCATTGTTGATGGCACCGCTACCATGTTTGAACGCATGGGCTACGGAATTTATGAACTTGTCACCTTCTGGGCTCCCACTTACAAATGCACGTACAAGCCCCCTTATCAGGGGCGCTGCGGCATGAGCGGCCTCAAGGAATACAATCCCAATGGCGGCCTGAGCGAATTCCCTGCGGAACTCAGCTTCCAGAGCTACTACAAGTATTCACGCCAGCAGCGCGACTAA
- a CDS encoding radical SAM protein: MINITRLWTGAEQPADHLRYGQGHGHGRFAGGAVESCAPASSRARKPIVVWNITRTCNLKCVHCYADASARKFKGELDWDQCCAVIDDLADYKVNALLFSGGEPLVHPRFMELLERATGKGLKVTISTNGTRITPEAAARFKELGVAYVGISLDGIGAVHDKFRGVEGSFEQAVRGFRLCSEVGQKTGLRLTLTRNNVQCMGQILDFIDANDIQRVCFYHLVPTGRGVEVQTLTQEEARNAMDTLIARVEEWKAEGKNREVLTVTQPADGIYLLLRQLREGSPLAKETLGLLQWNGGGANSSGRGIANIDTQGAVHPDQFWQSVTLGNVKSDRFSDLWDARAGAAAEMLPELRGSDDPLERQKKIEGRCGRCVHFALCGGGFRTRAAFANGHWYGSDPGCYLTEEEISTPLPEIK; this comes from the coding sequence ATGATTAATATTACCAGACTTTGGACAGGGGCGGAACAGCCCGCGGACCATTTGAGATACGGACAGGGCCACGGGCACGGTCGTTTTGCAGGGGGCGCCGTGGAATCCTGTGCACCGGCTTCGTCCCGTGCGCGCAAGCCCATTGTGGTGTGGAATATTACGCGTACCTGCAATCTCAAATGCGTGCATTGTTATGCAGACGCCTCTGCCCGGAAATTTAAGGGAGAGCTGGATTGGGACCAGTGTTGCGCGGTCATTGATGATCTGGCGGACTACAAGGTGAATGCCCTACTTTTTTCCGGAGGGGAGCCGCTGGTGCATCCGCGCTTTATGGAACTGCTGGAACGTGCCACTGGAAAAGGGCTGAAGGTGACCATTTCCACAAACGGCACCCGTATTACGCCGGAAGCTGCAGCGCGGTTCAAGGAATTGGGCGTGGCGTACGTAGGCATTTCCCTGGACGGCATTGGCGCCGTTCATGACAAATTCCGCGGTGTGGAAGGTTCTTTTGAGCAGGCGGTGCGCGGATTCAGGCTTTGCAGTGAAGTGGGGCAAAAGACAGGCCTGCGCCTGACGCTGACCCGCAACAATGTGCAGTGCATGGGCCAGATTTTGGATTTTATTGACGCCAACGACATCCAGCGCGTCTGTTTTTACCATCTGGTCCCCACTGGCCGCGGCGTGGAAGTGCAGACCCTGACTCAGGAGGAAGCAAGGAATGCCATGGATACGCTGATTGCCCGTGTAGAGGAATGGAAAGCGGAGGGAAAAAACCGTGAAGTGCTGACTGTAACCCAGCCTGCGGACGGAATTTACCTGCTTCTGCGTCAGCTCCGGGAAGGCTCCCCTCTGGCGAAGGAAACCCTCGGCCTGCTTCAATGGAATGGCGGCGGCGCGAACAGTTCCGGCCGGGGCATCGCCAATATTGACACACAGGGTGCCGTGCATCCGGACCAGTTCTGGCAATCCGTTACTCTGGGCAATGTGAAAAGTGACCGGTTTTCCGATTTATGGGATGCCAGGGCCGGAGCTGCAGCGGAAATGTTGCCTGAGCTGCGCGGTTCCGACGATCCTCTGGAACGGCAGAAGAAGATTGAAGGCCGTTGCGGCCGCTGCGTTCACTTCGCCCTGTGCGGCGGAGGCTTCCGCACCCGTGCCGCGTTTGCCAACGGACACTGGTACGGGTCCGATCCCGGCTGCTATCTGACGGAAGAGGAAATTTCCACCCCTTTGCCGGAAATCAAGTAG